The Polynucleobacter sp. JS-Mosq-20-D10 region CTTTACTTTTGGATTATCCGACGCTTCGTCAAAATATAAGATCCTGAATTACTTGTACTTATCCTTGCGGATTTTTTGCTCTAAGTGATCCATTACAGCAATTGCTTTTGCCTTGGTTCCAGCAATGGATGGAGATGTGACGTAGCGACCCTGCATCACAATCGTTGGCACACCATCAATGCGATAAGCATCAGCCATCTGTCTTGCAGCACGAGCTTTTGATACAACAGCAAATGAGCGATAGGTAGCTAAGAAAGTATTGCGATCGATACCTTGTGAGGCTACCCAATCGGCGATCTCATTTTCTGTCATGAGGCGCTTGTTTTCTTTGTGCATGGCATACATGACTTTGTCATTCATCGCCTCGCCCTTACCCATGGACTCTAAGGCATAGAACAGCTGGCTATGCGGCATGAAATCATCTCGGAAAGCAACGGGTACTTTACGGAATGTCACATCCTTTGCTTGGCGCTTAAGCCATGCATTGAGTTCTGGCTCAAAGTCATAACAATGCGGGCAACCATACCAAAAGAACTCGATAACCTCGACCTTGCCTTTGGCCTCAACTGGCTGAGGGGTAGGCAGAATACGATAATCAAACCCCTCCTCAATCTTAGGGCTTTGCGCAGTAGCAAGGCCTGAAAAAGAAAATGCTAAGCCAAGAATAGTGGCAGATAAAAAGGCTCTTTTAGATTTAGATAATGTAATCATGATTTGCTAGATTTAATGACACTCGGTTTAATACCCATGCCATTAAGCTTATCACGCACGGGATTGCTTTCTTCAACACTGTTGTATGGGCCAACACGCACACGCCAAAGCGTATTGCCCTCACTATTAATCTCACTTAATTGAGATTGAATACCTTGAATCGCTAAACTTGCTTTTTGAGCATCTGCATCAGCACGCTTATTAAAGGCACCTACTTGTAAGAAATAAATTGCATCCGATTTTGCTGTAGGTGTTGGGGCTAGCTCTACCGGCTTTTTACCATTAGCTACATCAGCAATTAGATCTGGCGTACTCGCTGCGGGTGCGGCTGACTTGCCTTGGAGTGGCTTATTCAAATCTAGAGCCTCTGCTGGGGCAGTCACTTCGCCCTCCGCCGGCGCTGCTCCCGGCATAATTGTTAAAGGAAGATTGGGAGCCCTGACTCCAGGGCGCTCCTGTGGTGTGTTTTTAGAAAGGTAAAAGGCAATCACAAAAGCAACACCGAGGCCAACACCAAGTCCTAAGATGAAGCCAAGAATAGTACCGCCATACTCCGAGCTCGAAGACTGGGTCCTTGGCGTAAAGCTGGTCTGTTGATTATTTTTTTTCATCGTATCCCCATCCTTCTTTTTTACCTCTTAAGCGCTAGCAAGCACTACAGCTTACATCTTAGCTGGTGCTGATACACCTAATACTTTTAATCCATTTTCAAGCACTTGGCGCGTCGCTAGGAGTAATGCAAGTCGTGCCAATTTCAATGCGGGATCATCCACTAAAACGCGATCCGCATTATAGAAGGCATGGAAGTCTCCCGCTAAATCACGTAAATAAAAAGCTAAGGCATGTGGCGCCAAGTCTGCAGCCGCATCAGTAAGCATTTCTGGATATTCAGCCAAGCGACGCAATAAATGATCCGAAGCTTTGCTTTGTAGTAAGGAGAGGTCAGCACCTTTTAGTTCGGATACTTTTCCACCCCATTGGGTCAGAATTGAACAAATACGTGCATGGGCATATTGCACATAAAACACGGGATTCTCATCATTCTGCTGTAATGCCAAATCAATATCAAACACAAATTCAGTATCAGCCTTACGAGAGATAAGGAAGAAACGCACAGCATCTCTTCCACGCTGTAGTGCCAGCTCACGCTCATCAGCAGCCATCTCTGGTGTAACACCGCCGGACCACTCAACTAAGTCGCGCACAGTCACATAGGAGCCAGCGCGTTTAGAAATTTTGACTTCTTCACCATGGCGCATCACCGTCACCATCTTGTGCAATACATAGTCAGGGTAGGTTTTCGGAATATCCCAACCACGCTTCTGTGCCACACCCTGCAAGCCCGAGCGAACACGGGCGATGGTACCGTGGTGATCGCTCCCTTGGACGTTAATTACTTTTTCAAAGCCACGATTCCATTTGCTGGTGTGATAGGCGACATCAGGCACAAAGTAGGTAAAGCTACCATCAGACTTACGCATGACGCGATCTTTATCATCGCCATCATCTGTTGTCTTGAGCCAAAGTGCGCCCTCAGACTCATAGGTCTTACCAATACTTTGCAGCTCCTCAACAATTTTTGCAACACTGCCATCGGTATACAAGGAAGACTCTAAGTAATAGCAATCAAACTTCACGCCAAATGTTTTTAAGTCAATATCTTGTTCATTGCGTAAATACGCGACGGCAAATTGACGAATCGCTTCCAGATCATCTTTATATTCAGATGAATCCTTAAAAGCAGTCGCAATCTCCGCAATGTATTCACCGTTATAGGCGCTCTCTGGCCAAGCAGCATCACCCGGTTTAAGTCCATTCAATCGAGCTTGCACCGAGAGCGCCAAGTTCGCGATCTGGACTCCAGCATCGTTATAGTAAAACTCACGATGTACCTTGATGCCCTGCGTTGCTAATAAGTTTGCTAAGGCGTCGCCTAGTGCAGCTTGTCGACCATGACCTACGTGCAGCGGGCCAGTAGGATTGGCGGATACAAACTCAATCATGGCACTAGCAACTGGGGATGCCTCTGGCGCTAGCTGACCAAACTGAGATCCTGCCGTGAGGACTTCTTGCACCACAGCAGTTTTAGCTAGATTGCTAAGACGAAAATTAATAAAGCCAGGCCCTGCAATTTCGCAGGAGGCAATGAGGTCGCTATAGCCAGACTGCTGCTCTAAGCGCTCAACCAGCGCTTGCGCTAATTCTCGAGGGTTCAGTTTCCAAGCCTTAGAAAGCTGAAGCGCAATATTACAAGCGACATCCCCATGATCTACCGCCTTAGGGCGCTCTAGGCGCGGAGCAGGGGCATCACCCAAACCACGCTCCTGGGCAAGACCCTGAAGAGCTGCGCTCAGCATTTCAATTAAACGATTTTTATTAGTTAACAACATAGATAAGTGAGTTTATCAGGTGGTAAGCTATTGAAATGATCTATCAATTTCGCTCCAAAGCGGGTCCTGACGTCATCATGCTGGCTGACCTCTCCCAGAGAATCTTTGAAATTTTGGGCCGTCCATTAGAGCCTAGAGGAATTTTGACGGTGGAGCAACTACCAAGCCTCATCATCGACCTAGAGACTGCCATTCTGAAAGATTTGGAAGAGCGGGCTAAAAGTAATGTAGCGGATCAAGAAAATACTGAAAAACGGAAACTTACCGATAGGCTAGGGCAGCGTGCCTACCCTTTCCTAGAGCTGATGAAACAAGCTAAAGCCAAAGATGAACCGGTGATGTGGGGCGTTTAAATACTGCCTCCCACTCCACCCAAAATCAAATTTATTCTATCGAGCTTGCCAACTGGCGACGAATGTCTTCAATGGACTCATTACGGCGCTTCGCAAGATCTTCAATCTGGTCTGCTGACAACTTACCCACATTGAAATAACGTGCGTCTGGATGTGCCAGATAAAAACCGCTGACACTAGAAGCTGGGTTCATGGCCATCGATTCGGTCAAGGTCATACCAATATCTTCCGAACCAATAACGCGTAATAAATCTTTTTTCACCTCATGCGCAGGGCAAGCTGGATATCCTGGCGCTGGACGAATACCGCGATACTCTTCATTAATCATTTGATCATTCGTCAAAATCTCATCAGTCGCATAAGCCCAAAGATCGGTACGAACACGATGATGCATCAACTCTGCAAATGCTTCTGCCAAACGATCAGCTAAAGATTGCAACATGATCGCACTGTAGTCATCATGCTTCGCATGGAACTCAGCCACTTTTTTCTCAACCCCATGGCCAGTTGTCACAGCAAAGCAGCCAAGATAATCGGCCACATGTGAATCTTTCGGTGCCACATAATCTGCTAAGCAGCGATTTGGCCGACGGACCCCATCGACAACTGGACGCTCGGCCTGCTGACGCAAGTTATGCCAAACAAATAATGGATGCTCGCGAGATTCATCGCTGTACAAAACAATATCATCACCTATCGTATTTGCTGGGTAGAAGGCTACTACAGCATCGGCTTGCAACCACTGACCCTTAATCAACTTATCCAATAGCGCCCGGCCATCTTCAAATACTTTACGTGCCTCTACACCAACAACTTCATCATCCAAGATTGCTGGAAACTTACCAGCCAAATCCCAAGTCTGAAAAAATGGTGTCCAGTCAATGTATTTAGCG contains the following coding sequences:
- a CDS encoding thiol:disulfide interchange protein DsbA/DsbL, with the translated sequence MITLSKSKRAFLSATILGLAFSFSGLATAQSPKIEEGFDYRILPTPQPVEAKGKVEVIEFFWYGCPHCYDFEPELNAWLKRQAKDVTFRKVPVAFRDDFMPHSQLFYALESMGKGEAMNDKVMYAMHKENKRLMTENEIADWVASQGIDRNTFLATYRSFAVVSKARAARQMADAYRIDGVPTIVMQGRYVTSPSIAGTKAKAIAVMDHLEQKIRKDKYK
- a CDS encoding SPOR domain-containing protein, with translation MKKNNQQTSFTPRTQSSSSEYGGTILGFILGLGVGLGVAFVIAFYLSKNTPQERPGVRAPNLPLTIMPGAAPAEGEVTAPAEALDLNKPLQGKSAAPAASTPDLIADVANGKKPVELAPTPTAKSDAIYFLQVGAFNKRADADAQKASLAIQGIQSQLSEINSEGNTLWRVRVGPYNSVEESNPVRDKLNGMGIKPSVIKSSKS
- a CDS encoding DUF1840 domain-containing protein, producing MIYQFRSKAGPDVIMLADLSQRIFEILGRPLEPRGILTVEQLPSLIIDLETAILKDLEERAKSNVADQENTEKRKLTDRLGQRAYPFLELMKQAKAKDEPVMWGV
- the argS gene encoding arginine--tRNA ligase, producing the protein MLLTNKNRLIEMLSAALQGLAQERGLGDAPAPRLERPKAVDHGDVACNIALQLSKAWKLNPRELAQALVERLEQQSGYSDLIASCEIAGPGFINFRLSNLAKTAVVQEVLTAGSQFGQLAPEASPVASAMIEFVSANPTGPLHVGHGRQAALGDALANLLATQGIKVHREFYYNDAGVQIANLALSVQARLNGLKPGDAAWPESAYNGEYIAEIATAFKDSSEYKDDLEAIRQFAVAYLRNEQDIDLKTFGVKFDCYYLESSLYTDGSVAKIVEELQSIGKTYESEGALWLKTTDDGDDKDRVMRKSDGSFTYFVPDVAYHTSKWNRGFEKVINVQGSDHHGTIARVRSGLQGVAQKRGWDIPKTYPDYVLHKMVTVMRHGEEVKISKRAGSYVTVRDLVEWSGGVTPEMAADERELALQRGRDAVRFFLISRKADTEFVFDIDLALQQNDENPVFYVQYAHARICSILTQWGGKVSELKGADLSLLQSKASDHLLRRLAEYPEMLTDAAADLAPHALAFYLRDLAGDFHAFYNADRVLVDDPALKLARLALLLATRQVLENGLKVLGVSAPAKM